The following coding sequences are from one Treponema parvum window:
- the sufC gene encoding Fe-S cluster assembly ATPase SufC, translated as MNNILLSAKNLSVGIKNKEILSDINLNIMPGETHVLLGPNGAGKSTLGNAIMGHPAYHISGGNIYFNSEDITSLPPDKRAKMGMFMTFQTPVEIPGISVAKFIRSAMEQCSGKRQNLFTVRKKIEEKMNLLNMDLSYADRDLNVGFSGGERKKTEILQMLMLEPKFAILDETDSGLDVDAVRTVSKGIKEFQKAGDGSLLIITHSAKILESIKVDYVHVIVKGCLVKTGNISLIEEINKNGFEKFGGGASQSLAGGKPIQSQMTANL; from the coding sequence ATGAATAATATATTGTTATCCGCAAAAAATTTGTCGGTGGGAATCAAAAACAAAGAGATTCTCTCTGACATAAATCTTAATATAATGCCCGGAGAAACGCACGTCCTGCTGGGACCCAACGGAGCGGGCAAATCCACTCTCGGCAACGCTATAATGGGGCATCCTGCATATCATATCAGCGGCGGCAACATCTACTTCAATTCCGAAGACATCACAAGTCTTCCACCCGACAAAAGAGCCAAAATGGGTATGTTTATGACCTTTCAAACCCCGGTCGAAATTCCCGGCATAAGCGTCGCAAAATTCATTCGAAGCGCTATGGAACAGTGCTCGGGAAAACGCCAAAATCTCTTTACGGTAAGAAAAAAGATCGAAGAAAAAATGAATCTGCTTAATATGGATCTTTCCTATGCCGACCGCGACCTCAACGTAGGCTTTTCGGGCGGAGAAAGAAAAAAGACGGAAATACTTCAGATGCTCATGCTGGAGCCCAAATTCGCAATCCTTGACGAAACAGATTCGGGACTCGACGTGGACGCAGTGCGCACGGTTTCAAAGGGCATAAAAGAGTTTCAAAAAGCGGGAGACGGCTCGCTTTTAATAATAACGCACAGCGCAAAAATCCTTGAAAGCATCAAGGTGGATTACGTGCACGTTATCGTAAAAGGGTGTCTAGTAAAAACCGGCAATATTTCCTTGATCGAAGAGATAAACAAAAACGGTTTTGAAAAATTCGGCGGCGGGGCATCTCAAAGTCTTGCAGGCGGCAAACCTATTCAAAGTCAAATGACGGCAAATCTCTGA